A genomic window from Nicotiana sylvestris chromosome 11, ASM39365v2, whole genome shotgun sequence includes:
- the LOC104228407 gene encoding agmatine hydroxycinnamoyltransferase 1-like, which yields MNVKIESSRIIKPFYEGPPPSTNTHISFNVFDNVTYDALMALIYAYRPPTPPTSTIEMGLRKTLAVYREWAGRIGRDENGSRAVFLNDEGVRFIEASVDATLDEVLPLKPSPSLLKLHPSMKDVVELIQVQVTRFTCGSVVVGFTGHHMIADGHAASNFFVAWGQACRGVEIIPLPLHDRAIFHPRNPPLIEFNHVGAEFMSKSLNKKEFIKLENAEKNIIVHKVHFTLEFLGKLKANASFLNGKTKTYSTFESLVAHLWRVITKSRELDGSQNTQIRISVDGRRRVVPRVPDEFFGNIVLWAFPTSKVRDLVNEPLHYATKIIHDAITKVDDKYFKSFIDFANHKVTEDLIPTADMKKDTLCPNLEVDSWLRFPFYDLDFGTGCPFVFMPSYYPTEGMMFLVPSFIGDGSIDAFIPLYQENLPTFKKICYSLDLKAK from the coding sequence ATGAATGTGAAAATTGAGAGCTCTAGAATTATCAAGCCTTTCTATGAAGGACCTCCACCTTCAACCAACACTcacatttccttcaatgtctttGACAACGTTACCTATGATGCTTTAATGGCTTTAATTTACGCCTATCGTCCACCTACTCCTCCAACTTCCACCATTGAAATGGGACTTAGAAAAACCCTAGCAGTTTATAGGGAATGGGCAGGGAGAATAGGCCGAGATGAAAATGGAAGTCGCGCGGTTTTTCTCAACGATGAGGGTGTTAGATTCATCGAGGCATCGGTCGATGCCACGTTAGATGAAGTATTGCCCTTAAAGCCCTCTCCTTCTTTGCTTAAGTTGCATCCTAGTATGAAGGATGTAGTGGAGTTGATCCAAGTTCAAGTCACAAGGTTCACTTGTGGCTCCGTGGTGGTCGGGTTTACCGGCCACCACATGATAGCTGACGGACACGCCGCTAGCAACTTTTTCGTCGCATGGGGCCAAGCTTGTCGTGGTGTAGAGATCATTCCACTCCCTTTACACGATCGTGCTATTTTCCATCCTCGGAACCCTCCACTTATTGAATTCAACCACGTGGGGGCAGAGTTCATGTCCAAATCATTGAACAAGAAGGAATTCATCAAACTAGAGAATGCAGAAAAAAACATAATTGTTCACAAAGTCCATTTCACATTGGAGTTCCTAGGCAAACTCAAGGCAAATGCTTCTTTCTTGAATGGGAAAACCAAGACTTATAGCACGTTCGAAAGTCTTGTTGCCCATTTATGGAGGGTCATAACTAAATCACGCGAACTAGACGGGTCCCAAAATACACAAATAAGAATATCAGTGGATGGTCGCAGAAGAGTTGTACCAAGAGTACCAGATGAATTTTTTGGTAACATAGTTCTTTGGGCATTTCCAACATCCAAAGTGAGAGATCTTGTAAATGAACCACTTCACTATGCAACAAAAATAATTCATGATGCTATTACTAAAGTAGATGACAAGTATTTCAAGTCATTTATTGACTTTGCAAATCACAAAGTCACAGAGGATCTCATCCCAACAGCAGACATGAAGAAGGACACACTTTGTCCAAATTTGGAAGTTGATAGTTGGTTAAGGTTTCCATTTTATGACTTGGATTTTGGAACAGGTTGCCCTTTTGTTTTCATGCCTTCTTATTATCCAACTGAAGGTATGATGTTTCTTGTGCCATCTTTCATTGGAGATGGAAGTATTGATGCTTTCATTCCTCTTTACCAAGAGAATTTGCCTACCTTCAAGAAAATTTGCTATTCTCTTGATTTGAAAGCAAAATGA